The Stieleria maiorica genome includes the window GCGGCGGATCGAAAGTGCCTGTCGCCAAACCAACGCGACCGAGTCTCCCATCCGCCGCGGCAGGAGGGCTTCGATGCGATCGGCCAACCGATCTTCGGTCAGCTCGCCGGCACGTTCAGCAGGGTCCGATGAAGGCCCTCGAAAGTCCCCCGAACGCAACCGTGCTTTCTCGCGATCGAGGATCGCCGATGCGGCCCAGCCATCCACGCGAACGAGCGTGAAGATCGCAAACGGCACCAGCATCACCGACGCCAACATTTGCACCGCGGTGTGGCTGGTGATGTCGACGGTCGTTGCCAGCAAGGCGGCCGGACGCCAGCCGATCGCCATCCATTGAACGGCGTCACACGATGCGATGCCTCCGATCGCGCGAAAACTGTTCAACACGTAGACCCCCGGCTGCGACCCACTCGGCGTGATCGCGGCCAATTGTCCAAAGAACTGCAGAATCGCCGCAAACGCGATCGCCGAGAGCGCCACACGAGCCCCGATCAGGTGACGGCGCGACAGCCCGCTGACCAGACGTTGCCAAATCATTCGCACCGTTTCCAGCAGGACCAGTGCGGCAAAGACACCGGTCGCCAGCAGGCCCGCGTGCTGCACGTCGGGCGCGAGCGCAATGACCAGGAAGAACGTCTTCAACAGCGCGGAGAAGAACACCGTGTTGACTTTGTACCCCGCCACCGTCGACCGTTTCAGCGGAGCGCCGCCGAGCCACAGCTTTTCCGCGTCGGTGTATTCCATGTCGACCTGCTTTTCCGTCCACACACAACGCACCGCGTGATAGATCAGATACAGCACCATCCCGCCGGACAGCCACAGCCGCAACGATTCGGGGTCCGCGGTCCGTCGCGACGCCAAGATCAGGAAGCCGTTCAAGACGTAGACGCACAGAAAGATCACGGCGATCGCCGACGCCACGATCCGCCGTGGAGAGCGCATGCGATCGGCGGCACGTCGGAGTCGAAAAAGGCTGCGTCGCAACGTCAGCCAGCTCAGGTGTTTGTGGGGAGACGACATGGGAATCAAACGGCCATCGCGGCGGTCGCTTCGAAGTAGGCTTGTTCGAGAGATTGGGCGCCGGGGAATTCCGCACGCAGTTGGTCGACGTCACCGAAGTACTGCAGTTTGCCGTGCTGCATGACGATCAGATGCGTGCACACGTCCTGGATCATCGCCAGCAGGTGGCTGGAAATGATGATCGTTGCGCCCGCGGCGGCACGCTGTTTGATCGATTCCAGCAGCCGGCGGATGCCCGGCGGATCGAGCCCCGTCATCGGTTCGTCCAACAGCAACACGGCCGGGTCATACAGATAGGCACAGCAAATCGCCAATTTTTGTCGCATGCCCCGCGACAGCGTCGTCGCGCCGCTGTTGATCTTGTCACCTAGCTGAAAGTATTCGAGCAACTCGGACGCTTTTGACCGATGGTTCGGAACTTCATAAATCCGCCCGATGAACTCCAGGTGTTGCGCAACGGTCAAGTCATCAAACAACGGCGGGTCATCGGGGACATAGGCCAGCCGCCGTTTTAGTTCCATCAGCGTCTTCGGGTCACCGCCGGACAGGTCGCACCCCGCGACGCACAGGTTGCCGTCGGTCGCAGGGATTAATCCGGCCAGACAGCGCATCGTGGTGGTTTTCCCGGCCCCGTTGGGACCCACCAAACCGCCAATGTTTCCGGGATCCAGCGAAAAAGAA containing:
- a CDS encoding ABC transporter ATP-binding protein produces the protein MLRCHELRKLYEDHLAVDGVSFSLDPGNIGGLVGPNGAGKTTTMRCLAGLIPATDGNLCVAGCDLSGGDPKTLMELKRRLAYVPDDPPLFDDLTVAQHLEFIGRIYEVPNHRSKASELLEYFQLGDKINSGATTLSRGMRQKLAICCAYLYDPAVLLLDEPMTGLDPPGIRRLLESIKQRAAAGATIIISSHLLAMIQDVCTHLIVMQHGKLQYFGDVDQLRAEFPGAQSLEQAYFEATAAMAV